Proteins co-encoded in one Cyprinus carpio isolate SPL01 chromosome B5, ASM1834038v1, whole genome shotgun sequence genomic window:
- the LOC109083197 gene encoding cytochrome P450 1A1, whose translation MYLEEISHTTGVTLFLCAFALLLLLLHGRRREPGCSLPPGPTPWPLVGNLFQMGEQIHLSLTNLRVQYGDVFQMKLGSLVVVVLSGYSTIKEALVRKGEVFAGRPDFFTFSAVANGTSMTFSEKYGEAWVLHKKICRNALKTFSQAESRDSSASCLLEERICAEAVDMMEALKKQADEVGDSGLDPVKLLVTSVANVVCTLCFGKRYAHDDKEFLTIVNINNEVLRLFAAGNLADFFPIFRYLPSPSLRKLLQYIDRMNNFMERNISEHLITFDRNCIRDITDALIAMCEDRQEDEETAMLSNSQIIHSVIDIFGAGFDTIITGLQWSLLYLIKFPDIQAKILQEIENQVGMNRLPQFKDKPNMPYTEAFIYEVFRHASYMPFTIPHCTTDNVTLNGYFIPKDTCVFINQYQVNHDIDIWGDAEAFRPERFLTLSGHLNKNLTEKVMIFGIGIRRCLGDSFARLEMFVFLTTLLHRLHIQNVPGQELDLSSTFALTMKPRPFRIKISTRN comes from the exons ATGTATCTTGAGGAGATCTCCCACACGACTGGAGTGACTTTGTTCCTCTGTGCCTTCGCTCTGCTTTTGCTGCTTCTCCACGGTCGACGGAGAGAACCAGGCTGTTCCTTGCCCCCAGGTCCCACACCTTGGCCTCTAGTGGGAAACCTTTTCCAGATGGGGGAACAGATCCATTTGTCATTAACAAACCTGAGGGTTCAGTATGGAGATGTGTTCCAGATGAAACTGGGTTCTCTTGTAGTGGTCGTTTTGAGCGGCTATTCTACCATCAAGGAGGCTTTGGTACGTAAAGGAGAGGTGTTTGCTGGACGTCCTGACTTCTTTACCTTTTCTGCAGTTGCTAATGGCACCAGTATGACGTTTAGTGAGAAGTATGGAGAAGCTTGGGTGCTTCACAAAAAGATCTGCAGAAACGCCCTGAAGACCTTCTCCCAAGCTGAGTCGCGAGACTCAAGCGCTTCTTGTCTTTTGGAGGAACGTATCTGTGCGGAGGCCGTAGATATGATGGAGGCTCTGAAGAAACAAGCAGATGAGGTTGGAGATTCAGGGCTCGACCCAGTTAAGTTGCTAGTGACTTCAGTTGCCAATGTGGTTTGCACTCTGTGTTTTGGGAAGCGGTACGCCCATGACGATAAAGAGTTCCTCACCATCGTCAACATCAATAATGAAGTGCTGCGCCTCTTTGCTGCAGGGAATCTGGCGGACTTTTTCCCCATTTTCCGCTACCTGCCCAGTCCGTCTCTGAGAAAGCTGCTCCAGTACATTGACAGAATGAACAACTTCATGGAGCGCAACATCAGTGAACATCTCATCACCTTTGATAGg AACTGTATCCGGGACATTACTGATGCCCTAATAGCAATGTGTGAGGACAGGCAGGAGGACGAGGAAACAGCCATGCTCAGCAACTCGCAGATCATCCACAGTGTCATTGACATCTTCGGAGCGG gTTTTGACACTATCATCACCGGTTTGCAGTGGAGCCTTTTATACCTGATCAAGTTTCCAGACATCCAGGCTAAAATCCTTCAGGAGATAG AAAACCAGGTTGGTATGAACAGGCTACCACAGTTTAAAGACAAGCCAAACATGCCGTACACAGAAGCTTTCATATATGAAGTGTTCCGTCATGCATCCTATATGCCTTTCACCATACCTCACTG TACAACTGATAACGTTACACTAAATGGATACTTCATTCCCAAAGACACATGTGTGTTCATCAACCAATATCAAGTCAATCATGACAT AGATATTTGGGGTGATGCTGAGGCTTTCCGACCTGAACGTTTCCTTACCCTGTCTGGCCATCTAAACAAAAACCTGACTGAGAAGGTAATGATATTTGGTATTGGAATACGCCGCTGCCTTGGTGACAGCTTTGCCCGTCTGGAGATGTTTGTGTTCTTAACCACCCTGCTGCATCGGCTGCACATTCAGAATGTTCCAGGGCAGGAGCTTGACCTGAGCTCTACATTTGCCCTCACCATGAAGCCCAGGCCCTTCCGAATAAAAATCTCAACTCGTAACTAA